From the Glycine max cultivar Williams 82 chromosome 11, Glycine_max_v4.0, whole genome shotgun sequence genome, the window GATTGTTGTAACTAATAAATGTGGTTTCTATTTTCTAttcctcttcctcttttttttccaatatttcTATATGATATCTTTATATTTgccccaaaaaaaaattcacataaacTTCTTATGATAACTCTTCCTCTCTCCGTACCATTAGAAGTTGGACCCTGAAAACTTGCATTCATCAGGTATGATTTGCAATGTGAAACCTAAACTTTAGGAAACTTAGTTAGATGAGATGAGTTCAGGAAGGAGACTAGAGTTATCTTGGCAGAAGCATTGatacaaaatttcatatttggtCCTGAATTTCTTTCTCAATGATTCCCCCTTTTTAATGACAATGTATGTTATGCTGTGTTGATTAACATTACCATTATACATATATCTGGGAAGTGCTTTTTCTGCTTTGATCATAGCCCTGTTTCCATGTATTAGCAATAGTATCCTTTTACTCATTGTACACCATACTTTGGTTGTTGACTGGTACTACTAAAATCTTTAGGCTGTTTAACTAATTTGCACGTATACTGTAGTATTGTTGATGCTTTCTACATGGGATTGATGACAGGAGAACTTTATTACTTGCATCTGGTATCTTAATCGCTGGTGGAACTGCTGCATATGTGCAATCAAGGTTTAGAGTTAATAAACATGATTTATTTGGCCATTGCAATGGGCACAACAATGATAAAGAAGTCACAGAGGAGGAGGTTGTGAAGGGTGTTAGTGCtccaaaaaaaaagcaaaagaaagggTTGAAGTCACTCCAAGTTCTTGCTGCAATTCTACTATCTGGAATGGGCAAATTTGGTGCAAGGGATCTTCTTGGTTTAGTTGTGATAGCGGTAAGTCTGTTTTGTTGTGGATGATTATGCTTCATGCATGTCTTCACTTTTTCGAAATGACCTGTAAGTTAATATATTCTACTTCTACTATTCATCTTGGTTTTTAACTCCatctattatctttaaaattatcgAATCTAGTCCTGAGTTAGTGCCCACCACATGTAAATATACTCACTATTCAGATGAAAGacatcaataaaaatcaaatagttTGTTGACTTATTTTTGGGGCCAAATGTGAAGTTTGCTATTATGCACACCTTGAATGGGCAGATATGATTCAGATTCTCCTGCTGCAAGCCTGCAACTCAACTCGGGAGTAACAGGGACTCTTATGTGTTGTGTGTAAATTAGATACGTGGAGTGGACTGTTTCATAAAAGTGTTAAGTTTAgagtggaaaataaaaaaaaaaaaaattatttgcataTTGAAGGAAGATAGTACAGAATGGAAAGagttataatttttgaaatatcaAAATAGCCCTCATTAAGTGAAGATAAAGAAATTGAggggaaaaataaatatgtaacatttttatttgtatgtcAAAGCCATGAAGGATTGGTCTGTTTTGTATACAAAAAAGATATGAATATCAAAATCCGTAAGACCAAGAAATATATTGGTCGAAAACCCTCTCTTCcttgaaataaataacataaatggcttttcaattttcatgtaTTTGCAGGTGCTGCGAACTGCTTTGAGCAACAGGCTAGCTAAAGTGCAAGGCTTCCTATTTCGTGCTGCTTTTCTTCGACGTGTACCATTGTTTCTTCGGCtaatttcagaaaatattctttTGTGCTTCCTTTTGTCAACCATTCATTCTACGTCAAAGTATATAACAGGGACTTTGAGTTTACACTTCAGAAAAATATTGACAAAGCTTATCCATTCCCACTATTTTGAGGTATAACTTGTTAAATTGCATGTCATTTGTCTATTTAGATTGTCTGCGTTGAACTGTTGATCATTTTATATGTTCCTTGTTCCTACTGTCTTTAAGTATTTAGTTGTCAACTTTTATACTTCTGGATGCTTATGGCTTATCTGCATCTTCTTTCATTATGTGGAAGTTACTTGAGAAAGTTTTTTGACAAACTGTTTGCTTCTCAAAGTAGAAAAACTAGCCAGTATCCAGTAGATTCTTTAAATTCCAAATATACAATGCCCTCTCTCATACGAGAAAAGCCAAAAGACTGTATAATAACCCTATGTAGTTCTTGCAATGGCTTAATGTATATATCTTTCATTTTGCTTTCAGAACATGGTGTATTACAAAATATCGCATGTAGATGGTCGGATAACTAACCCAGAGCAAAGAATTGCCAGTGATGTGCCAAGGTTCTGTTCGGAGTTGAGTGAAATTGTACAGGATGATCTAACAGCTGTTACTGATGGACTTTTATACACTTGGCGGTTGTGTTCGTATGCTAGCCCAAAATATGTCGTCTGGATATTGGTATCTGTGTAATTGAACTGTACTGTTTTATAAATTTCTGATTAGCAGCTTATGTTTGTAACTTTTTGAGTTTTTGCTGATGTCTGGAAGTTGTTAGAACTTAGATCTGGTGTTAGAATCAGTGCTTATCTTCTCAATCTACTGTTATGGCCTTTTCAGGTATATGTACTTGGAGCTGGTGCTGCAATCAGAAACTTTTCTCCTTCATTTGGAAAGCTTATGTCCAAAGAGCAGCAATTGGAAGGAGAGTATCGACAGCTTCACGCACGATTAAGGACTCACTCAGAAAGCATAGCATTCTATGGTGGAGAGAGGAAAGAAGAAACTCATATTCAACAGAAGTTTAAAACCTTGGTTAGGCACATGTATAGTGTGCTACATGACCATTGGTGGTTTGGCATGATTCAGGACTTATTATTGAAGTACCTTGGTGCTACTGTTGCTGTTATTTTGATTattgaacctttcttttctGGTCATCTAAGGCCTGATAGTTCAACTTTAGGGCGTGCAGATATGTTAAGCAATCTTAGATATCATACTAGTGTCATAATTTCCTTATTTCAGTCTCTAGGAACTCTTTCTATCAGTGCAAGACGGCTCAATCGTCTCAGGTCTGTTAgatctttcattttttccatttttagaAATTGATATTAGAGGCTTCTATTGCACATTTGCACCTTATATGCAAATCCTTTGTAAGATTCATTTTGTCTGCCTACATGTTCTGACCTATCTGTATGATTTTAGTGGGTATGCTGATCGCATTTATGAATTAATGGCTGTATCAAGGGAGCTAAGCTTGGTGAATGAGAAATCTTCCCTGCAAAGAAATGCAAGTAGAAATTGCATACGTGAAGCTAACTACATTGAATTTGATGGTGTCAAGGTAAGTCAAGTCTGCTCAACTATCTATCAACCTTGACTTCACATTgtgtttttcatgttttattaGTGACGGTGCACCCAAATTCAGGTTGTAACACCCACTGGTAATGTCTTGGTGGATGATCTGACTCTTAGGGTTGAATCAGGATCTAATCTTTTGATTACAGGTAGCTATCTGAGCTCTTTTCAGAATTCAGTGgcctttctttctatttttatttattattcattggGCTTGAGTCAGCATTGAAAGTTGATGTTATTTATTATCTATTTCTTTGTTGTAAGAGTCATTCTTAAACTGATTTGTGATGGTTTATTGTTTGACATGTTATTGATGCTTCTTTTGCTGAAGGTCCaaatggcagtggaaaaagctCCCTTTTCCGGGTTCTAGGTGGTCTTTGGCCATTGATATCTGGACATATTGTGAAACCTGGAATTGGCTCTGATCTTAATAATGAGATTTTCTATGTGCCGCAAAGGCCATACACTGCTGTAGGAACACTTCGAGATCAGTTGATTTATCCTCTTACTGAAGATCAAGAGATTGAACCACTCACAGATCGTGGGATGGTGGAGCTgctaaaaaatgtaaagttcTCATCTAATCCcatgtgttttttaatttcacaCAAATATGTAGCAGCttattgataattttgttgATGTTATTGAACATGGATGTATATGTATCCAAGGTTGACCTTGAATACCTGTTGGACCGTTACCCGCCTGAAAGGGAGGTAAACTGGGGTGATGAACTGTCATTGGGTGAGCAACAGAGATTAGGCATGGCAAGACTTTTCTATCATAAGCCTAAATTTGCAATTCTAGATGAGTGCACAAGTGCTGTCACTACTGATATGGAAGAACGATTTTGCGCTAAAGTTAGGGCCATGGGAACATCATGCATTACCATATCACATCGTCCAGCATTGGTTGCTTTCCATGATGTGGTTTTATCCTTAGATGGTGAAGGAGGATGGAGTGTTCATTATAAAAGGTTGGAAATTTACTGTGCTGTTTAACATTGTTTTACTTTGGAGTTATGTTATTGTTTGAGATTAAGATTTAAACTCCAGGGAGGGCTCTTCTACTGAAGTGGGGATTGATACGATGAAGGCATCAGAAACAAAACGACAGAGTGATGCAAAGGCAGTTCAACGTGCATTTTCCATGAGCAAAAAGGTTTATATATATTCTGATTTGGTTCTGTTGCCTTCATTGTTCTTTATTTTACATTGAGTTTGACAATTTTCTCAACTTTGCTCCTAGGATTCTGCATTTTCAAATCCAAAGGCACAGTCATATTTTGCGGAGGTGATATCATCATCTCCATCTATGAATCATACAATTCCACCATCTGTTGTTCCCCAACTCCATTGTAATACAAGGGTATTGCCATTGAGAGTAGCTGCCATGTGCAAAGTATTGGTGAGTACCTTCTGTAAATATGCTCTCTTAAGGCCTTTACTTGTGTGTGTGTAGTAGTGGTAGTAGTAGTGTACTGTATATTTGCTCAACTACAGTCAAGTGATTAATTCTAAATGCTTTGAGTTTATATATGAAAGTTTTAAGTATTGCTTTTTTGCTGTGGTAATTATAACCCCTAATATTTGTACAGACATTtcttaaatcaaacaaacataagAATTATAATTCTAAACCAACATAAGAATTAGAGGAAGCAATGGGGGAGGTTGCTGATTACATAaaggtttgagtaaaaaaaaaaaggatcagTAATAGTGGTGACCATGGTAGTGATGGTAGCGGTAGCAGTCAATTGAATGGTGATTGGGCTGGTGACAACAATGCCGGTGATGATGGTGGTAAGTAGTGACTGCAGCggcagtggtggtggtggtagtgaAGGTGGCATTTAGTGGTTTGGTAGCAGTGGTCGGTAGAGGTGGTAATGGCGGCTGTGATGGCAGAGAGAGACCAAAACAAGGAAAACATTTATGTGATGTGGGGGTGATTAGGGATTGCTATTTAGAGGGTAGGGGTTAGGAACTGAGACAAGTTAATTTTAGTTGTATTGTAATTCCATGGAATTGGACTTTGGAATTATGATTCCAACTCTAAAAacgttataattaaaattccaagATCCAATTACCTACCaaattccttgaaccaaacAAACACtaattgtctcttttttttttaaagctttCTCATGAAGTCATGAGAGGCTTTACACTTTAGAGGGCTTTGGTTGCTAGGCCCCAACtaagggggtttagcctctcatagtcaTAAGAGACTTTACACTTTAGAGGCTAATAGAAGAAAGTGATAGATGACAAGTAACAAGCCAAAAAGGGAGAATGACTAAGAAAGAGGATTTCCCCTAAGGGAGAGGCTCAGGCTTTGGATTCATGCACCGGAGGACTCTGAGACTCGGTGCGTCTTTTCCTTCAGCTTCCTACTTCTTTTATAGGCTTAAGGTAGCTTACTTTTCACGCTGACTTCGCTCTGAGCGTGTAGAGGCGCACTCAGCATGCACTGGGCTTCTCTTCGTGGGCCTTCTCGTGTTGAGCCGAACCTGTGTGCTGAGCGAGTGCACGCGTTGAGCGAGACATCGCGCTAAGCCTGGAACTGCCCGCTAAGCGAGTGTTGCGCGTTGGGCCTGAATTGTGCGTTGAGCGAGCTATCCAATtcttatcttctttttcttcacaaTTTTTAGTCAAATTCCCTCTAAAACACttcaattcttcttcttttgacttctgctgattaaaaatattaattttttcattatttcattaaaaataataataataaaataaagaaattataccCACTTATTAATCCAAATTGACTAGCAAATTAGCTTATATTTCGCAGTTATCAAATAGTTATAGAGAGGAAGCGATGGAGTCTGTTATATAGGCAGTAAAGGAATATTGTAGGGCATGTTACGCAAATTGAATATTAAGCCCTTAGGTGAAGACCCGTGAATAATTTATATCATCTTTCCTTTTAAGCATGTCTTTAAGTGATGCATTTGAAATCACACAACTCTAATTGGATGAAATGAATGCATATACATGGCTGTTTGTGCATTATCTCCTTGACAACTTACTATGACCCAAACTTCGAGTGATCTACAATATATTTCAGGCTCATTTTTCTTATGGGGAATGCTTCCTTTCAGGTACCCACTGTACTTGATAAACAAGGTGCACAACTGCTTGCTGTCGCTTTTCTTGTCGTTTCAAGAACATGGGTCTCAGATCGTATTGCATCACTAAATGgtattttctcatcttttgactATTCATTTATTCTGTGAATCCATGATAGATGAAAATTTATGCTCTCAGGTACCACTGTGAAGTTTGTTTTGGAGCAGGATAAAGCTTCCTTTATTCGGTTAATTGGTTTAAGTGTTCTTCAAAGTGTTGCATCTTCTTTCATTGCTCCTTCTATAAGGTATAGTACAAATCCATCCAGGACCTTGATTTCTTCGATTTTTCACCACTGACTGGTTTACATGCGGTTgcatgtgaatttttttatcatgtattTATATCTCAAAGATGTTTATATCATTGTTTAAAGCATTGAAACGGGGTTGGGGGTGTCAAACTTGCTGGCCTTTCAAATAGCAAACTTGAGTAAATTATGTCCTGTTCTTCAGGCACTTGACAGCCAGGCTGGCTCTGGGGTGGCGGGTTCGTTTGACACAACATCTACTAAAAAACTACTTAAGAAACAATGCATTCTACAAGGTAATTGAATATGAATTGTTCGCTAATTCTTTTCCTTCCCTAATTTTTTCAACATTGTAAGCCTGTTctgtatttttgtttcaatgtttAGTTATTTGATAAATCATGATTGACTACattattttgaactattttacATTGAACTTtttcttgaaataattttttttttcagttaattATAGGTATGATCATTTTCCCCATCAAATTTAACTCAGTTTTCAACTTGGTTCCTTGACTGTTTCAGTAGTATTCCACATCCCTATAAGCTGtaactattaaatttatatcaatACTTTCTTCTCCCACAGTAGATGGTAATATTCAAGGAAAAGTTTGATGCTCTAATGTTAGTAATATGTTATGCTTTGC encodes:
- the LOC100791623 gene encoding ABC transporter D family member 1; translated protein: MSSLQLLQLTRRGQSFLASRRRTLLLASGILIAGGTAAYVQSRFRVNKHDLFGHCNGHNNDKEVTEEEVVKGVSAPKKKQKKGLKSLQVLAAILLSGMGKFGARDLLGLVVIAVLRTALSNRLAKVQGFLFRAAFLRRVPLFLRLISENILLCFLLSTIHSTSKYITGTLSLHFRKILTKLIHSHYFENMVYYKISHVDGRITNPEQRIASDVPRFCSELSEIVQDDLTAVTDGLLYTWRLCSYASPKYVVWILVYVLGAGAAIRNFSPSFGKLMSKEQQLEGEYRQLHARLRTHSESIAFYGGERKEETHIQQKFKTLVRHMYSVLHDHWWFGMIQDLLLKYLGATVAVILIIEPFFSGHLRPDSSTLGRADMLSNLRYHTSVIISLFQSLGTLSISARRLNRLSGYADRIYELMAVSRELSLVNEKSSLQRNASRNCIREANYIEFDGVKVVTPTGNVLVDDLTLRVESGSNLLITGPNGSGKSSLFRVLGGLWPLISGHIVKPGIGSDLNNEIFYVPQRPYTAVGTLRDQLIYPLTEDQEIEPLTDRGMVELLKNVDLEYLLDRYPPEREVNWGDELSLGEQQRLGMARLFYHKPKFAILDECTSAVTTDMEERFCAKVRAMGTSCITISHRPALVAFHDVVLSLDGEGGWSVHYKREGSSTEVGIDTMKASETKRQSDAKAVQRAFSMSKKDSAFSNPKAQSYFAEVISSSPSMNHTIPPSVVPQLHCNTRVLPLRVAAMCKVLVPTVLDKQGAQLLAVAFLVVSRTWVSDRIASLNGTTVKFVLEQDKASFIRLIGLSVLQSVASSFIAPSIRHLTARLALGWRVRLTQHLLKNYLRNNAFYKVFHMANKNIDADQRITHDLEKLTADLSGLVTGMVKPSVDILWFTWRMKLLTGQRGVAILYAYMLLGLGFLRTVTPDFGNLISQEQQLEGTFRFMHERLCTHAESVAFFGGGAREKAMVESRFRELLSHSKYLLKKKWLFGILDDFITKQLPHNVTWLLSLLYAMEHKGDRASISTQGELAHALRFLASVVSQSFLAFGDILELHRKFVELSGGINRIFELEELLDASQSGDSINSSITSPIWDYHGKDAISFCMVDIVTPTQKMLARELTCDIEFGKSLLVTGPNGSGKSSIFRVLRGLWPIASGRLSRPSEDVDLEAGSGCGIFYVPQRPYTCLGTLRDQIIYPLSREEAQFQALKMHGKGEKHPDLRIMLDTHLQVILENVRLNYLLERDNNGWDANLNWEDILSLGEQQRLGMARLFFHKPKFGILDECTNATSVDVEEHLYGLANKMGITVVTSSQRPALIPFHSMELHLIDGEGNWELRSIKQ